The Deefgea tanakiae DNA segment TCAAGGTAAAGCCCTGATCTGCCAACAATGTCGTCAACTTAGGCATGGCAGCAGCTAAGGCCTCACGAACGGAGGCATTTTGTGAGCTAAACACCACACTGGCTTGGTCTTGCGCCAGATTCAAGCGCACTTCCATCGGGCCTAAATTGGGCGGATTAAGTTGCATTTCAATTTTCTGTTCTTGGCGCCCCAGCATTAAGCCCACACGCTGCGCCACGGCGTCCCCCCAGCGAGACTCACCCACTGGGGTCGCAATATGATGAACAGGTACTTCAGCAGACTTAGAGTTAGCTTGGACCGTATTGAGCGTAGATTGAGGGCGCAACTCACTCGTTGTCGCAAGCGTCGTTTTTAACTCATTTGCAAAGATCGGCTCGCTCGCCTTTAAATCCAACTCTGGAACGATGGATTTTGCCGCACTAGCGGCAAGGCTTGCCGCATCGCTCGTGTCACTTAAAGCCTGATTTAGATCAGTCACTGCTGCACTGGGATCAGTCGCCGACCCGCCGATTGGCGCCTTAGTTTGAAGGCCGTTCTGCGACAATCCCAAATTAAATGTCGGCAAGGCATTGCCAGCATCAGCCAAAACCAAGGCCTCGTCACTTTGTTGATTCTGATTACCCTCACTCAATTGACTCGCTAGCTGCGCAGAGTCTGGCGCTAGTTCTGTAGTCACTTTCCCATTGGCCACGCCTTGTAACATGGCCAACCATGGGTCTACTGTAGCAGCCTGAACCTCTTCAGCGTTGTCGGCAACTTGAGCGGTCCCCTCGTTTGTGGCTGTTTTTTCCGATGCAACGGGTTTGGCCGCAGGGTCGGTACGAGCCTCTTCAGTCCGGTCTCGACTCAGCTCGCGTTTAAATTCACGACCAAAATCATCATCGCGCCCCACACGTTCACGATTTGGCCGAGGCTCAATCGACTTAGCCGCAGGGGCTTGAATCTGTACCGGAGTTGTTGGAGACATTGCCATGATTGCACCCGAAAAAATAGACTTTGCAACAAGATAAGCAAAGACAGTGCCAGCGCTAGAATGCGCCGTGTTAAGCTTTCGTTATGGCAGAAGATTCAGATCTCGAAAAAACCGAACCGGCCTCCCCCAAGCGCATTGAAGATGCGCGTAAAAAAGGGCAGGTACCTCGTTCGCACGAACTCACTACATTCGCTAGCTTGATGGCGGGATTAATCGCGGTTTTCGTACTTGCGCCAGATATCTATGCGGCAATGAAAGAAATCATGGTCAAAAGTTTTACTTTTAGCCGTAGCGATTTAGTCAGTACCCAGTTAATGCAAGAATCTCTCGTGCAGGCGCTAGGGGCCGCTCTAATCGCCCTACTTCCGGTCTTTGCTGCAGTCGCCTTGGTGGCCATCATGGTCCCTATTTTAATAGGCGGTTGGGTTTTTAGTATGGAGGCGCTCGGCCCCAATTTTGGCAAGCTTAATCCCGCAGCAGGGATAGGCCGGATGTTCTCAGTCCGCACCATCGTTGAAACCATCAAAACGGTCTTAAAATCTGCCCTAATTGGTGGCGTAGCGGGCTGGATTTTATGGGATGAAAAAGAGCAATTTATCAGCCTCATTAGCATGCCGCCTGACAGCGGTTTTTTAATGCTGTGGCAAATGATGAAGTACACGCTATTGATGACTGTCAGCGGCATGGCGGTGATTGTTCTGATCGACGTTCCGTATCAATTATGGGATTACTACAAAGGCTTGCGCATGACTAAAGAGGATGTGCGGCAAGAAAACAAAGAATCTGAAGGTGACCCTCACGTCAAAGGTAGGATCCGCCAACTCCAACGCGAAGCCGCACGCAAACGGATGATGGCTGAGATTCCTAAAGCCAATGTGGTGGTGACCAACCCAACGCACTATGCCGTAGCAATTCGATACGATGAGGAAATGCGAGCGCCAAAAATCGTTGCCAAAGGTTCGTTTTTGCTGGCAGAACGCATTATTGACTTAGCCAAAGAACATAAAGTGACCGTTGTACGCACGCCACCCTTTGCGCGTGCGCTGTATCACCATGCCCAATTGGGCGAAGAAATCCCTGCTGCGTTGTATACTGCGGCAGCAGAGGTGCTCGCCTACATTTACCAACTGGATCAATATCGCAAAGAAGGTGGGCTTGAGCCGACCCTCAATACTGATCTACCCGTCCCTGCTGAACTCGACCCCGAATCACCCGCAAAGGGTATATGACTATAACCATTGATAAATAAAATGTTCAACAAGATACATCACCAAGGCGTCCACTATGTGGCGTAACAAGCTCACCACCCTCGCCATGCCTGCCTTGGTGCTGATGGTTCTCGGCATGATGATTCTGCCGCTACCGCCGTTGGCCCTCGATTTTTTCTTCACTTTTAATATTGCGCTTTCCATTATTGTTTTAATGGTCAGCCTTTACACGCACAAGCCATTGGAATTCTCGAGTTTTCCAACGGTTCTACTAATGACTACCTTGTTGCGACTCTCGCTCAATGTCGCCTCAACCAAACTGGTTCTCACAGAAGGCCATGCTGGTGGCGATGCCGCAGGTAAAGTGATCGAATCATTTGGACACGTACTAATTGGCGACAATATCGCTGTTGGTATCGTCGCCTTTATTATTCTAACCATCATCAACTTTGTCGTGATCACCAAGGGTGCCGGTCGGATTGCCGAGGTTTCGGCACGCTTCACTTTGGACGCGATGCCCGGCAAGCAAATGGCGATTGACGCAGACTTGAATGCAGGCCTCATTGGTGAAGATGAAGCCCGTACGCGCCGCGCGCAGATTTCCGACGAAGCGAACTTTTTCGGTTCGATGGATGGTGCGAGTAAATTCGTTCGTGGTGATGCCATTGCCGGCATTCTGGTCATGGTCATCAACTTAATCGGTGGGATGCTCGTTGGCATGTTGCAACACAATATGCAATTCTCCGCCGCCGCAGAAACATACACCTTACTTACGATTGGTGACGGACTCGTCGCACAAGTGCCAGCGCTAATTATTTCTGTGGCCGCAGGTATTGTTGTATCTCGTGTAGGGACCGATCAGGATTTATCGGAACAAATTCTTGGTCAGCTTTTTTCACGCCCACAGGTGATGTATGTCACCGCTGGCGTACTAGCTGTACTGGGCATTATTCCTGGCATGCCACACTTTGCCTTTTTATTGATGGCCGCGATTGCAGGCGGCTTAGCGTGGTTTGCCGAGCAAAACCTCCTTAGGCCAACAACAAGTGGGGGCGGAGGTGCAATAGGTAGTGGCACCGCGGCTGGCGCGACGCCTGCGCCCCCCGCTGATGCGCCGCTACAAGAAGTCAGTTGGAACGATGTACAACCCGTTGATCCAGTTGGGCTCGAAGTCGGTTATCGCCTGATTCCGCTGGTCGATCGCAATCAAGATGGTGAATTACTGCGCCGTATCCGTGGCATCCGTAAAAAGATCGCGCAGGATTTGGGCTTTTTAGTGCCTGCTGTACATATCCGCGACAATCTTGAACTCAAACCCAATCAGTATCGAATTCAACTCAAAGGGGTTGATGTTGGCGCAGGCGAAGCTTTTGTGGGTCAATGGCTGGCAATCAACCCTGGCAACGCAGCAGGTACACTACCGGGAACGGCCACGACCGACCCAACATTTGGCCTACCCGCCACCTGGGTGGACGGTAGCATGCGTGACCAAGCGCAGGCGATGGGCTATACCGTGGTCGACGCCTCAACCGTCGTGGGCACTCACATTTCCAATATTCTGCAATCAAATGCTGCCGAACTACTGGGTCGCGAAGAAGTTCAAGCGCTGATTGATCACTTCGGTAAAGACTCGCCAAAACTGATCGAAGAGTTAGTGCCCAAAGTGGTGCCGATTGGTACGCTACAAAAAATCTTGCAAGCCCTGCTCGAAGACGGCCTGAATATTCGCGATCTACGAACCATTATTGAGACCTTGGCCGAGCATATTGTGCGTACTACCGATATCGATGAACTGACCTCTGCCGTTCGCGTGGCACTTGGCCGCTCGATTGTGCATCAACTATTCCCTGGTGAAAACGAGCTGCAAGTTGTCGCTTTAGAACCACAACTAGAAAGCATTTTACTCTCAGCCGCCAGCGGAAAATCTCAAGGCGGATTAGAACCTGGTTTAGCAGAACGTTTGCTGCAACAAGCAGCAGCATTGACTGAACAATTAGAAATGCAGGGGATTAACCCCGTTTTAATCACACCAGTGCAATTACGCCCGATGTTATCGCGCTTTTTACGCCGTTCAATCCCTGGATTGCGCGTTATTGCGCATACCGAGATTCCCGATAGCAAGACGTTGCGAATTATTAATGTGCTCGGAGCCTAAAATCGAACGGCCTTGCTTGCGCCTTTTAGCAAGGTGACGAATCTTAAAAATGGCATAAAATTGTGTAGAAGGGCAGGAACAGTGATAATCGCCGTTTATTGCATGAACAGAAACTTGGGGCGTACTTGCTTAATGCACTTATGTACGGAAACGCTGTGATCATTATTTCATCATATGCTCGTTAAAAAATTCTTCGGAGCCACCACCCGTGAAGCACTGCGCCAAGTTCGTGATGAACTGGGGCCGGATGCGCTGATCCTGTCAAATCGGCAAGTTGCCGGCGGCGGCATCGAGATCATGGCAGTGGCCGATGCGGATGTCGCAGCGCTAACCAACATCCAAACCGTTGCTGCGCCGCCCAAGCCAGCGACGCGCGCAGCGCAAAATGGCGCTCGCCTGATGAGTTCAGCGCAACAACAAGCACCAGCGGCCCCAACCATTAGCAAAGCATTAGCACGCTCGTATGCCATTCCTGATGATGAGCAAGAGCCGACGATAGACGACGTACCCTACGAGATTCCATCGGTTTTACGCAGCAATCGGCAAGCCAAACCCGCTGCAGTGCCCGTGCGCCCAGAAGTCACGTTCACTGATTACATCAGTCGACCCGACCCGATTGAGGAGCCACGTAAAGAACCTGCCGCACGCCCAACTCCGCCGCCGCGCCGCCCAGCTGTTGCAGAAAAACCACTACCGACATTTAGCTTTGAAGATGAAGTCGTCAAGCCCGTAGCACCGCCGGTAGATCAGGAAGCGATGCAAGATATTGCCCGCGAAATTCGCATGCTGCGTGGCTTGTTGGAAAGCCAAATGGCAGGCATG contains these protein-coding regions:
- the flhA gene encoding flagellar biosynthesis protein FlhA; translation: MWRNKLTTLAMPALVLMVLGMMILPLPPLALDFFFTFNIALSIIVLMVSLYTHKPLEFSSFPTVLLMTTLLRLSLNVASTKLVLTEGHAGGDAAGKVIESFGHVLIGDNIAVGIVAFIILTIINFVVITKGAGRIAEVSARFTLDAMPGKQMAIDADLNAGLIGEDEARTRRAQISDEANFFGSMDGASKFVRGDAIAGILVMVINLIGGMLVGMLQHNMQFSAAAETYTLLTIGDGLVAQVPALIISVAAGIVVSRVGTDQDLSEQILGQLFSRPQVMYVTAGVLAVLGIIPGMPHFAFLLMAAIAGGLAWFAEQNLLRPTTSGGGGAIGSGTAAGATPAPPADAPLQEVSWNDVQPVDPVGLEVGYRLIPLVDRNQDGELLRRIRGIRKKIAQDLGFLVPAVHIRDNLELKPNQYRIQLKGVDVGAGEAFVGQWLAINPGNAAGTLPGTATTDPTFGLPATWVDGSMRDQAQAMGYTVVDASTVVGTHISNILQSNAAELLGREEVQALIDHFGKDSPKLIEELVPKVVPIGTLQKILQALLEDGLNIRDLRTIIETLAEHIVRTTDIDELTSAVRVALGRSIVHQLFPGENELQVVALEPQLESILLSAASGKSQGGLEPGLAERLLQQAAALTEQLEMQGINPVLITPVQLRPMLSRFLRRSIPGLRVIAHTEIPDSKTLRIINVLGA
- the flhB gene encoding flagellar biosynthesis protein FlhB; its protein translation is MAEDSDLEKTEPASPKRIEDARKKGQVPRSHELTTFASLMAGLIAVFVLAPDIYAAMKEIMVKSFTFSRSDLVSTQLMQESLVQALGAALIALLPVFAAVALVAIMVPILIGGWVFSMEALGPNFGKLNPAAGIGRMFSVRTIVETIKTVLKSALIGGVAGWILWDEKEQFISLISMPPDSGFLMLWQMMKYTLLMTVSGMAVIVLIDVPYQLWDYYKGLRMTKEDVRQENKESEGDPHVKGRIRQLQREAARKRMMAEIPKANVVVTNPTHYAVAIRYDEEMRAPKIVAKGSFLLAERIIDLAKEHKVTVVRTPPFARALYHHAQLGEEIPAALYTAAAEVLAYIYQLDQYRKEGGLEPTLNTDLPVPAELDPESPAKGI
- a CDS encoding flagellar hook-length control protein FliK; the protein is MAMSPTTPVQIQAPAAKSIEPRPNRERVGRDDDFGREFKRELSRDRTEEARTDPAAKPVASEKTATNEGTAQVADNAEEVQAATVDPWLAMLQGVANGKVTTELAPDSAQLASQLSEGNQNQQSDEALVLADAGNALPTFNLGLSQNGLQTKAPIGGSATDPSAAVTDLNQALSDTSDAASLAASAAKSIVPELDLKASEPIFANELKTTLATTSELRPQSTLNTVQANSKSAEVPVHHIATPVGESRWGDAVAQRVGLMLGRQEQKIEMQLNPPNLGPMEVRLNLAQDQASVVFSSQNASVREALAAAMPKLTTLLADQGFTLTNVQVASDSLQQHQQQQHQNQQAATGSGFNQQNSNRNLGGVYGAQVGIDGEKMQELGPLRLPVAKGGLSLFV